DNA sequence from the Candidatus Limnocylindrales bacterium genome:
TCGGCGGGCACCAGCGCGCTCGCGGCCAGCAGGGCCACCGCCCATGAGACGACCTTGCGGCCGACGTGCGGTGAGCGCCGGCCGTGGGTGCGCGAGGTGCGGGTCACGCGGCGACTATAGTGAGCGATGGCTCGCTCGGGAAACGCCGCAGCTCGACGATCGCCCGTGCGAGCCTGGAGGCGCGGCCCTGGTGTTGCCGGACGCCGACGGAGCTACAATGGCCGTCATGGGCGCAATCGAGATCATCAAACGCAGGCTCAAGGAAGAACGCATACCCGACGCACCATGGCCCGATGAGGTGGGCGAGAAGAAGAAGCGGCCGCGCGAGGTCGCGATGATGGACATGAACCAGTGCTTCCCCTGCGGCCGCTGTCCCGAGTTCTGTCCCGTGCAGTGCATCGAGTATCTGAAGGACGGCACCCTGCCCGGCCGCGGCGTGCAGCCTGTGCAGGATCGCTTCCAGGAGTGCATCGGCTGCTACATCTGCGTGGAGGTATGCGCGATCCTCACCGACTATGATGCCGTGCGGATGTATGACGTGAGCCTGGTCGAGCAGCTCCTCGGCGTCACCATCGGCGACAAGCCGCCGGCGGAATACATTCCGGCGCAGCCGTACGAGGAGTACTTCAGCGAAGGCGGCGAGAAGAGCGTCTGGCATCTGGGCAAGGGATCGCGCATCCGCGCCAAGATGAGCGAGGAAGAGCGGCGCATCTGCCGCAGTGAGCGTGACCATCTCTGATGGGCGACGCGGCCGGCGTGTGCAGCCGGCGGCGGAGCGCGAAAACATTGCGCCGCATCGGCCGGCGACGGCGAACAGGAGTCTCATGAGCCCCATCAGGATTCTCGCGATCGTTCTCATCGGGGCCGGCATCGTCGGCCTGGCCTACGGCACGTTCAGCTTCACCAAGGAGACGCACGACGCCAGGATCGGACCGCTCGCGTTCTCGGTGCAGGAGAAGGAGACGGTGCATGTCCCGACTTGGGCAGGCGCGGGCGCCATCGGTGTCGGCGTGCTGATGCTTCTGCTGGACCGGCGCAAGGCGTGAGATTGATCGTCATCGGAATGCGCAGGGCGTTGCATCGCGATGACTGGTGGGCCCGGGCGGCGCGCCGACGCTACGCGGCCAAGGAGCAGCCATGAACATCGGCTTCATCGGTCTCGGGCGCATGGGCCTCAACATGACGCGCCGGCTGCTGCGCAGCGGGCACAGCGTGGTCGGGCTCGACCGCAGCGCGGCAGCGGTGGAGGAAGCGGCCAGGGCAGGCGCCATCCCGGCGCCTGATCTGCAGGAGCTGACGCGCGCGCTGGCTCCGCCGCGCGTGGTGTGGGCGATGATCCCCGCAGGCGCTCCCGTCGATGAGCTCATCGGCAACATCACGCCACTGCTGCAACCGGGCGACGTGCTGGTCGACGGAGGCAACTCCAATTACAAGGACACGCAGCGGCGCGCGCGCCAGCTCGAGAGCGGCGGCATCCATCTCGTCGACGCCGGCACCTCCGGCGGCATCTGGGGCCTCGAGCTCGGCTACTGCATCATGGCCGGCGGCAAGGCAGAGGCCATCGCGCTGCTCGCACCGGCTTTCGAATCGCTGGCCCCGCCGCGGGGTTGGCTGCACGTGGGGCGCGAAGGCGCGGGCCACTTCGCCAAGATGATCCACAACGGCATCGAGTACGGGATGATGCAGGCCTACGCCGAGGGCTTCGACATCCTGCAGGCAAGCTCCTACGGCTACGATCTGCAGAAGGTCGCGCACCTGTGGAACCAGGGCAGCGTGGTGCGCTCGTGGCTTCTGGAGCTGGCCGAGCGCGCGTTCGAGGAGGATCCGCAGCTGGAGAAGCTTCGCGGCTACGTGGACGACTCGGGCGAAGGCCGCTGGACGGTGCAGGAGGCGGTCGATCTGGCGGTGCCCGCTCCGGTGCTGGCGCTGTCGCTGTTCGCTCGCTTCCGCTCGCGCCGGGAGGACTCGTTCGCCGACCGCATGCTGGCCGCGCTGCGCAACGAGTTCGGCGGCCACGCGGTCAAGAGCAGGTAATGGCCACCCGCATCACGGCCGTCACCACGCCGGCGATCAACGAGAAGCTCGAGGCGCCGCCATGCGCGATGGTCGTCTTTGGCGCAAGCGGCGACCTCTCCAGCCGCAAGCTGATTCCGGCGATGCATCAACTCTTCTGCGGCGGCTTCCTCAGCGACCGCTTCGCCATCGTCGGCGTGGCCCGGCGGGCGCTGAGCTCGGAGGATTTCCGTCGCGAGATGCACGCAGCGGTCGCCGAGCGCAGCACGGATGCGAACGTCGATCCGGGCGTGTGGGACCGGTTCGACGATGCGCTCGAGTACGTGCCCGGGGAGTTTTCGGATCCGCAGACCTACCGGCGCCTGGCCGAGAAACTGGCGCAGCTCGACCGCGAGCGCGGCGTCGCCGGCAACCGTCTCTTCTATCTGGCCACGCCGCCGACCGAGTTCGAGCGCATCGTGCAGTGCCTGTCGGAGGCGGGGCTTCTGCAGCCGCCGCATCAGGAGCCGTGGACGCGGGTCATCATCGAGAAGCCCTTCGGGCGCGATCTCGAGTCGGCGCGCCGTCTCAACGAGATTCTCTCGAAGATGCTGGACGAATCGCAGATCTTCCGCATCGATCACTATCTGGGGAAGGAGACGGTGCAGAACATCATGGTTCTGCGCTTCGCCAACGCGATCTTCGAGCCGATCTGGAACCGGCGCTACGTGCAGTACGTGGAGATCTGCGCTGCCGAGGCCATCGGTGTCGGCACGCGCGGCCGCTTCTACGAAGAGACCGGCGTGCTGCGCGACATCGTGCAGAACCACATGCTGGAGGTGCTGGCGCTGACGGCGATGGAGCCGCCGATCACGGCGTCCGCCGACGACATCCGCACCGAAAAGCTCAAGGTCCTCAACGCGCTCCGCGATCTTCCCGACGACCAGATCGAGCGCGACGTCGTGCTGGGCCAGTACCGCGGCTACCGGGACGAGCCGAACGTCTCGCCGTCCTCGACCACGCCGACCTACGCCGCGCTGCGAGTGTTCGTGGACAACTGGCGCTGGCAGGGCGTGCCGTTCTACCTGCGGTCGGGGAAGATGATGCCCCGGCGCGTCACGCAGGTTTCGCTTCACTTCCAGCCCGTGCCTCTTCGGCTGTTCGGCAGCCGCGAGGAGTGGTGCTCGGTGGAATCGAACGTGCTGACTCTGCGAATCCAGCCCGACGAGGGGATCTCGCTGCGGTTCGAATCGAAGATCCCGGGGCACCGCATGGCCATCGGCACCGTGGCGATGGACATGGATTATGTGGAGACGTTCGGCGGCAAGCCCGCCGAGGCGTACGAACGCCTGCTGCTGGATGCCATGCGCGGCGACGCCACGCTGTTCTCGCGCCGTGACGCGGTCGAGGCCTCGTGGACGTGGATCACGCCCATCCTGGAGCACTTCGAGCGCCGTCCGCCGCGCGACTTTCCCAACTACGACCCGAAGACGTCGGGCCCGGAGCGCGCCCGCGAGCTCATCGAGCGCGACCGTCTGCAATGGGCCGAGCTGTAGAGGCCGGCGGCGTTGTCGCCGCGCCGCCGGGTGCCGCGCGGGAAACGGTGGCGCGTCCACCGTGCGACCGCGAGTGACGGCGGGGGAAGTGATGGCGCTGGCGGTCTTTGACAGCGGCGAGGAGCTTGCCGAAGCCGCCGCCGATGCCGTTCTGGAGATCGGGCGCGCCAGTCACCGCGAGCGCGGCTGTTTCCGCGTCGGCCTCTCGGGCGGCCGCACGCCACGCGAGCTGTACGCGCGGCTGGCGGCACCGCCTCGCCGGCAAGTGCTGCGAGCCTGCCGCCCAGTCATCGTCTTCGCGGATGAGCGCGCGGTCCCTCCCGACCATCCCGACAGCAACTACGCGATGGTGCGCGCCGCGCTGCTGGATCCGGCCGGAATCCAAGCCTCGTGCGTGCATCGCATGCGCGGCGAGACGCAGCCGCTGGCCGCTGCAGCCGTCGAGTACGAGAGCGCGGTGCGCGAGCCGCTCGATCTGCTGATCCTCGGCGTCGGTCCCGACGGCCACACCGCTTCCATCTTTCCCCACTCGGCCGCCGCTGCAGAAACCGATCGGCGCGTGGTGGCCGTGACCGACAGCCCCAAGCCGCCGCCGCGTCGTCTGACCGTCACCCCGGTGGTCATCGCCGAAGCGCGCAGCATCTTCGTGCTCGCCACCGGCGCCGACAAGGCGCCGGCCATTCGCCGCGCGCTCGATCCGGATACGGCCGTGCTCGAGATCCCCGCGCGTCTGCTGCGCGAGCGCCAGTGGTTCGTCGATCGCGCTGCGAGCGGGCGCGGCGTCGCTGCTTGACGGCAGCGCAAGCCCGCGCCACGCTCGCCCGATCGCCGTTCTTCCGAGGAGGTTTCCGTGTCCGAATGTCCTTGTGGCTCGAAGGTGGAGTTCTCGCAGTGCTGCGAGCCGTTCCTGCTCGGCACGCGAGAGCCGCAGACGGCCGAGCAGATGATGCGGTCGCGCTATACCGCCTACACCCGCGCCGATGTCGACTACCTGATGGCCACGCTTCATCCGGACAACGTGAGCGAGGGCGATGAAGAGACCACCCGCCGCTGGGCCAGCGAATCGCAGTGGCAGGGACTGCAGATCGTTGCCACCGAAGCCGGCGGTGCCGACGACGAGCAGGGAATCGTGGAGTTCGTCGCCCGTTATCGCGACCGCGCAGGCGAGATGCATGCCCATCACGAGCGCAGCGTCTTCACTCGCCTCGATGGCAAATGGCGTTTCCACGAAGGCGCGGCGCCGGAGCCCGCTACCGTGCGGCGCGATGCGCCCAAGGTCGGTCGCAACGATCCGTGCCCGTGCGGCAGCGGCCGGAAATACAAGAAATGCTGCGAGCGCGCCGCCTGAGGCGGCGGCCTCAGCAGGGCTCCTCTCGCCGCTGCAGGCCGAACTCGCGGATCAGCGTGTACGCATGCGAGCGCGCCAGCTCCAGGCGGCGCGAGCATTCGGAAACGTTCCAGCCGCTGTCGATCAGTGCCCGCTCGAGAAAGCCCGCCTGAAAGCTGCGCGTCGCTTCCTGAAAGGTCGTGCCGCCGCACTGGGTCCGCGACAGCCCAGGAGGGAACAGGTGCTCGACCTCGACTTCCGGGCGCCCCGCGCCGGCTGCCCGGATCACGGCGGCTTCGACCGCGTGCTCGAGCTGGCGGGCATTTCCCGGCCACGAGGAGGCCAGAACTGCGCCGATGGCCGCGGGGCTCAGGCGCACAGGGCCCAGCCGGTGCTTGTCCGCCGCGCGCCGGCAGAACAACTCGGCCAGCGCCTGGATGTCTTCGGTGCGCTCGGCCAGGCTCGGCAGGCGGATCGGCATCACTTCGAGGCGGTAGAGCAGGTCGGCGCGGAACTTGCGCTCGAACACCGCCGCGTGAAGATCGACGTTGGATGCCGAGATGACCCGCACGTCGGCCGTGCAGGGTCGCGGCGAGCCGAGCGGATAGTATTCGCCGCACTGGAGAAACTGCAGCAGCTTGGCCTGCGCCGCCAGCGGCAGCTCCCCTACCTCGTCCAGGAACAATGTCCCGTGGCGGGCCGCGGCGATCTTTCCCAGGATCGGCACGCGTGCGGTGGAATGCGCGCCGGCCGCGGCGCCGAAGAGCTCACTCTCGACCAGGGTCTCCGGAAGGGTCGCACAGTTGACCTGCACGAAGGGACCGCGGCCCCGAGGGCTGGCTTCGTGGATCAGGCGTGCGAGCTGGGTCTTTCCGGTGCCCGACTCGCCGCTGAGCAGGACATGGACGTCGAGGTCGCACACGATGGCGGCCTGCTCCAGGGCCGCAACGAACCGGGCAGAACGTCCCACCATCTGCTGATGCCAGCGCTGCAACCTGGACCGCCGGTCGTGCAGCGCCTCGTCGGGCCGTCTCGCTGCCCCGGTGCGCGCAGAATCGCCTTGCCGCAGTTGCCTCGTGGCCGCCGGCCAGAGCTGTCCCATCGTGATCCTCACTTCCGTTGCGCGACTCGCGGTCGGTGCGCCTCGGTCATCATCTGGGCGTGGTGTAGCAGGGATTGGGCCGCCAGACTGTGTGGCTGTTCATACTGAAGTCACGACAGGCATCCCCGGGTCGTGCCCGACGGCCGTGTGCGCTGCGGGCGGCGGCGGCGTGTCCGGCGTTGGCGACACCTGCGCCGGGGGCCTATACGCTCGGTGCCGCGCGTGGCGCGGCAGGGGCGGGAGAGTGACTACCGAGCAGATTCGCGGCTTTCTGCGGTCGTCCCCGCTGCTGCATCCGTTGTCGGAGGAGCTGGTTGCCAAGCTGGCGGCACGGGCGCGGCTGGCGCAGTGGGCGCGCAATCAGGTCATCGTGCGCAAGGGCGACCCCGGTGACGCGATGATGATCGTCGTCACGGGACGAGTGAAGATCACCTCGGTCGCCGACAGCGGCCGCGAGCGGATCCTCAACATCATCGAGCCGGGCGAGAGCTTCGGCGAAATGGCGTTGCTGGACGGTGAGCCGCGCTGCGCCGACGCCGTGGCGCTGGAGCCGACCACCGCGCTGGTGCTCGGCCGCCCGACGTTCGAAGAGCTGCTGCGGTCGGAGCCGGCGTTCGCGCAGCAGATCATCGCCGATCTGTGCCGGCGGCTGCGCAAGACGACGACGCTGCTCGAGGATTCGCTCTTCCTCGATCCGACCACGCGGGTCGCCCGGCGCCTTCGCGCGATGATCCACGAAACGGGCCGCCCTCCCAGGAACGGCACCCACTGGACGCTTCAGGGGCTGTCGCAGCAGGATCTGGCGGACGCGGTGGGCCTTACGCGCGAGAGCGTCAACAAGGTCCTCAGCACCTGGCGTAGCGAGGGCATCGTGGAGCTGGAGCGCCGGACCATCGTCGTGCACAACCTGGCGCGCATTCACCAGATGGCACGGATCGACGTTTAGCGGACGCGCGACCGCGGGCAAGGCCGCCGGCGCGCCGCTCTCAGTACTGGATGCTTGCCGCGATGCATTGGCTACGCTCCACCAGCGTCCGTTTCTTCGGGTCCTTTACGAAGGGCCCGGTCCACGTCGTGCGACTTTCGCCCATCGGCATGGCGGGGTCCTCGAGAAGCGGCAGGTCGAGATCGCGCACGATTCCCCCGATCTCGGGATCGGCGCTGACGCTGCGCAGCGCGGCCTGGAACTTCTTGACGTGCCGCTGGCGCGGGTCGCCCTGGACATTGAATCGGTAGGCGCAATCGATGAGCAGGCTCGAGTTGTGCGGCAGGTAGAAGAGCAGGTCCGCATAACGCGCCGCCGTCAGGTCGTCGATGTCGCACAGGCGGTCCGGGAACAGGCGTTCGGTCAGATCGTCGGCCAGGACCGCCGAAATCGCCTGGGCGACGCCGCTGGAGCCGTCGAAGCGGTCGACGAACCTGAGGAGCCTGGCGCAAGCGTCGGCCAGCCCCTCTTCCTGCTCCCGTTCGCGCAGCTGATCGCCGTGCTCCGGAGGCTTCACGCGCAGGACGAACGGCACGGGGTGTTTTTCCATCATTGCGTGCAGTGCGGCGTGGTCCGCCGAGTGGACCACGCTCGCGTTGTGAATGATCATCGCCACCGTTTCGGCCAGCAGTTCGGTGGCGTCCGCGCGGCCCCTGGCGTCTTCGAACACGAAGTCCTTCCAGTAGGGAAAGCCCGGCACCCAGGTCGAGATGTGCTCGGCCCAGCGCTGGATCTCGATCCAGTCGGTATGGTGCTCGTCGTCGTCCGGCAGCTCCGCCAGCACGTCGCGCACGAACTGGCGGATCGGCTCGTGATAGGCGTTGAGGTACTGGCCGTAGCGAGAGGGGTTTCTCGGCGGTTCCAACTGGAAGGCGTAGGCGGGAAAGGCCCGGTTCGGATGATCGTAATACGTCGCGCCGAACCATCCGAAGGGGAACAGCTTGCGGATTTCAGTTCCGTCGGCAGCGAAGGGGGTGTACGGCTGGCGCACCGTGCGGTTGATGAGCGATCGTTCGCCTTCGAGGACGGCGTTGTTGACGGGCAGCGTGAGCCAGAGATGGGGCTCGAGCAGCTGAAACACGAGGTTCTCGACAGGCAACAGCGTCTTGGTGGCGGCGTTGATCGCGTCGTGCGGAAAATGCACGCGCGTATGGTCGATGAGGTTGATCCGATGGATCGCCCCCTGCAGCGCGAAGTACTTGGCCAGCCGCCACGCCTCGGTTGCACCGGGCACCACAGGATCGTCGAGCCAGACGTACTCGTGGCGCTCCGCGGCGAAGCGGGCGAGCGCGATGGCGACCACCTCGAAGGCCTTCCGGTCCTTGCGACGGCGTAGCAGGACGACGGTCGGAGCTAGGAAGGCGCCAGGGATCGGCTGCTGTACCCGCTCCATGCACGAATAGTCCGATTTCCAGTACTCGTCCCTGGCGCCGCCGTCGATGACGGAGGCGAAGCGGTCTTCATCCTCCTGATCCAGCCCCTCGCACAGAAACTTGCTGTAGAGCCCTTCGGAGATGAGCTGCCTGAACAGGTCATCGTCCACTTCCGCGTATCCGGCGCACCTGGTTTCGATCCAGCGCTGACCGGCGAAAGCGCGTGCCTGGAAGTAGTAGGGGCCGAAGTTCCAGAAGTAGTATGCCGCCACGTACTCTTTCCAGTCATCGCTCTCCTGCTGCGGGATGTTGGCGACGACGGCAGCCTGTCCGAAGGGGTGATCGCTGGACACCTGAGGTGTCGGTGCAGCGCCTTTGTAGAGGAAAGTTCGCCGCGGCCACTCCTTGATGCGCTCGACGCGCGTCGTCACGTAATCGACCAGGTTCATCCTGCCATCGTGCTTTCGTTCGACTTGCTGGTTCGGAGCCGCTGCCGAGCCGTTCTCGAAATCTTCCAACATCGTGCCTCCAGTCCGAGATCGCGTGCATAAAGCCTAACTTTCACTCTTGAATGAAGGGCGACGGGCAAATAGTTTCGTTTGGACGCGTTGGGGGTGGCTTTTGCCACATTGTTCGTTCTGTGTGCGGGAGTATCCGGCGGGCGAGCGCTACTGCTCGACCTGCGGCCGAACACTGGCCGGTGGTGTGCCGGCCGCCGCACGCTCGTGTGCCAGCTGCGGCATGCCGCTCGCTGCCGGCGACGCTCGACGTGGCGTTGCGGTGCATCCGGCCTGTGCCGTCGCGGATGGCCCCGCTCCTACTGACACCGCTGCGCGCACCGGCACCTACGAAGCCGCTGCGCAGCGGCGGCACGTCACCGTCATCTTCTGCGACCTGGTCGATTCCACCCGTCACTCCGGCGGCACGGACCCCGAAGACTGGCGTGAGGCGATGGCCGCGTACCGCAGCGAGGTGACGGCGGCGATCGAGCGCTACGGCGGCCACGTCGCGCAGTTCCAGGGCGATGCGCTCGTTTCGTATCTCGGCTTTCCTTTCGCTCGTGAGGACGACGCTTCGCGTGCCGTGCACGCGGGCCTGGCGATCCTGGAAGCGTTGAAAGAGGTCAATCGCCGCACCTCGGCGCTCGGGATCCCCGAGCTGGCCGTGCGAATCGGCATTCATTCCGGCCCTGCCGTCATCGCGCGCGTGGCCTACGAGACCGAAGTGGCCGGTGTGACGACACACGTCGCGGCGCGGATCCAGGCGCTCGCCGAGCCCAACACGGTCGTGGTCAGCGAAAATGTCCGGGTGCTGACCGCCGGCGAGTTCGTGACCAGCGAACTCGGCACCTTCGAGATGAAGGGGGTGGACGAGCCTCCTTGCCTCCATGTCGTCGTCGCGACCAGCGGCGTCCGCAGCCGTCTCAAGGGCGTGGAGCGATTGACCCCGTTCGTCGGCAGGCGCCGAGAGCTGGAGGTGCTGACGGCGGCGTGGGAGCGGGTGAAGGCCGGAAGCGGCGGCGCTCTTCTGGTGGTGGGTGAAGCAGGGATCGGAAAATCGCGTCTGGTCCTGACGCTGCACGAGCGGCTGGCCGGCGAATCCTACACCTGGCTCGAATGCACCGGCTCCCCGTACACGACTCACGCCGCATTCGCTCCCATCGTCGAGCTGGTGCAGCAGGGGCTCGACATCAGCGACGACGACGACGACGAGTCGCGCCTGGCCAAGATCCGGCAGCGTGCGGCCAACGACGGCCTGGATGCCGAAGTGCTCATCAGCGCCCTGGCGCCGATGCTCGGCATCGAGTCCGATCATGCCGGTGCGGCCAGCGACATCGATGCGCGCACGCGCACCATCGAGACTCTGGTGCAGTGGGGGGTGACGCTCGGCGAGCGCCAGCCGGTGCTGCTCCTGTTCGAAGACCTGCACTGGTGCGACCCCTCGACGCTCGAGTTCCTTCGCCGGTTCATCCCGCAGGCCGCCTCGTCGCGCGTCCTGGTCCTGATGACCTCGCGCCCCGGGGCCGAGCTGCCACTGCAGGACCTTGCGCCCGAGGCCGTCGTGACGCTGGCACGCCTGCCCAAGGCCACCGCGCGAAGAATGCTGCGGCTGGGTTACGACCCGAGCACGTTCTCCCGCCAGACCGCCGACGCCATCCTCGACCGCGCCGACGGCATCCCGCTCTACGTGGAGGAGCTGGCGAAGATGATGGCGGACGCGGCACGGCGGGACGGCTCCACCAGCGATGCCGAGAATGGCCGCCGCGTCGCCCGGGCCGGCCGCGGCGCGCCGCCGATTCCGGAAACCCTGCAGGACCTGCTCACCGCGCGCCTGGACAGCCTCGGTGATGCGAAGGAGGTGGCGCAGCTGGCCAGCGTGATCGGACGCGAGGTGCCTCTGCGGCTGCTCGAGTGCATCAGCCCGGTTCCCGTTGCCGCCCTGTCGGCGAGTCTCGAGCGCCTGGTGGAGGCCGAGATCCTGTTCGCACGTGGCACCGGCGCGCGTACGACGTTCCTGTTCAAGCACGCGCTCATCCAGGACGCGGCCTACCATTCGCTGCTCAAGGCCACGCGACGCCACCATCACGGCCGCGTCGCCGATGAGCTCGTCAGCGGGTTTCCCGACGTGCTGGCCACGCAGCCCGAGCTCATCGCGCAGCACTACACCGAAGCGCAACGTGCGCCGGAGGCGGTCGCGATGTGGATCCGCGCCGGCCGCCACGCCGTCGAGTGCTCGGCGCACGTGGAAGCCATCGCGCACGCCGAGGCGGGCCTGGCATTGATCCACGACCTTCCCGATGAGCAGCAGAGGCTGCAATCCGAGCTGGCCCTGCAGCTCGTGCTGGGTCCTTCATTGATGGCCAGCCGCGGCTATGCGGATCCGGCGATGGAGCGTGCATACACGCGGGCGCAGGAGCTGTGCCGCAAGCTCGGCAATCCGCCCGAGCTCTATCCGGTGATGTTCGGCCTCTGGACGTTCCACTGCGTGCGCGCACGTCACGACGAGGCCGGCGAGATCGCCCGCGACATGACCAGGCTGGCCGAGCGCGAAGCCAGCGAGGCCATGCTGCTCGAGGCCGACGTCTGCGCCGGCATCACGCATTTCTACGTTGCCGACTTCGGCAGCGCCTGCAGCAGGCTCGAGCGGGTCTCGCGTCTCCACGACCCGCAGCGCGATGCCGATCACCCGCTGATCTACGGACAGGACCCTCGTGCGGCGGCGCTGGCGCACCTGATGCTGGCACGCTGGACGCTCGGCGACGTCGAAGGGGCGCTGGTTTCCGCCAACGACAGCGTCGCGCTGGCACGATCGACCAACCATCCTTTCAGCGCGGCCTATGTGCTCGCCTTCGGCGCGTGGCTGCACCGCCTTCGCGGCGACGCGGCTGCATGCCTGGCTCTGGCCCAGGACGCCATCGACATCGGCGGCAAGCGTGCGGTCTCGGTGTTCCTTGCCATCGCCGAGATTCTCAAGGGTGCGGCGATGGTCTCGGTCGGCCAGCAGGCTGCAGGGCTCAAGCAGCTGCATCTGGGCCTCGACCGTTTCGACGCCACCGCCAGCACTCTCATCACGCCATTCTGGTGCTGCCTGCGCGCACAGGCCTATGCCGAGGTCGGGCGGCTGGACGAGGCGATGGCATTCGTCGAGGAGTCGCTGCGGCGGGTCGAGCGCGCCGGAGAGCGGCAGGCGGAGGCGGAAATCTATCGCACCCGCGGATGGCTGCGGCAGCTGCGTGGGGAAGGGCCGGCGGAGATCGAAAGCGACCTGCGGCGCGCGATCGACATCGCCGAGGCGCAGCACGCCGCATCATGGAAGCTGCGTGCGGCCATCCCGCTCAGCCGTCTGCTGCTGCGCACCGAGCGCCTGCGCGAAGCGGCCACGCTGCTGGTCGATGCGCGCAAGCCCTTTCCCGTGGCATCGGCCGAGCCCGACGTCGTCACCGCCGATGCCCTCCTGACGCAGCTCCTGTCCTGAGTCGCCGCCGCAACGTTGCAAGGCGGGTTGCTGCGCCACAGATGGCGCCGACGTGCTGGCGCTGCAGTCGTGGCCAGGCTGCGGCCCGCTCACGATCCGGCAGTGCACGGTTTCCGCAACTGCAGCCCCGTCTCACCGCAGAATCGCGCGCGCCGCCTCGGCGATCACTCCCTCTTCATCGGTCGGAATCACCCACCCCGACACCGGCGATTTCTGGCGGGTGATGCAGGGGCCGCCGCGCGCGTTGGCGACCTCGTCCATCTCGACGCCGAGCCAGGCGCACGCGCGCCCGATGCGCTCGCGAATGGCCACCGAATTCTCGCCGATGCCGCCCGTGAAGACGATGGCGTCGATGCCGCCGAGCACCGCCGCCATCGCCGCGATCTGGCGCTGCGCCTGAAGGACGAACGCATCCACCGCCAGTCGCGCCGAGGCGTCGGGCGAAGCCAGCAGGTCGCGCATGTCCGAGCTGAGCCCCGAAAGGCCGAGCAGACCGGAGCCGGCGTACAGCAGCCTCTCGAGCTCCTCCAGACGCATCCCGCGCGTGCCGAGCAGGTAGAGAAGAACGCCAGGGTCGATGCTGCCGCAGCGCGTGCCCATGACCAGGCCATCGAGGGCCGAGAAGCTCATGGTGGTGTCGACGCTGCGCCGGCCGCGCATGGCACACAGCGATGCGCCGTTGCCGAGATGCGCCACGACCACGCGGCCCTCGGCAACGTGCGGCGCCACTGTCGGCAGCGACGACGCGATCGATTGAAAGGAGAGGCCGTGGAAGCCGTAGCGGCGCACGCCCTGCGCGTAGAAGCTCGGCGGAAGCGCGAAGTGGTCGACCTCCGGGGCGTGGCCGCGATGGAACGCGGTATCGAAGCAGGCGATCTGCACGGCCTGCGGATGCGCGGCGGCGGCCGCACGGATGGGCGCGAGATTGTGCGGCTGGTGGAGCGGCGCCAGCTCGGTCAGCGCCTCCAGCCGCTCGAGAACGGAGGCATCGACCACGACCGGAGCATCGAACTCCGGACCGCCATGGACGATCCTGTGTCCGTAGCCGGCGACGTCGAGGTGCGGCTGCTGCCGGCGAAGCCACGCATCGACGTACTCGAACGCATCGGCGCTCGCGTCGAGTGCCACCGGCGATTGCACGGCGGCGCCGCCACCGTCCTCGGCCGAGAGCTCGAGCCGGCTGCCGCGGCGCTCCACGCGCGCACGCAGCAGAAGCCGGGCATCCTCTTCTTCGCAGCCGTAGACGGCGACCTTCAGACTGGAGGAGCCGGCATTGACGACGATGATGGCGCGCACGGGCGCTACTCGTTGTCGGCGCTGGTGTCTTGCGTCCGCTTGGAGTCGCGCCCTGCCGCCGGGCGTTCGATGGCGCCCGTCGCCTCGCGATCGCTTGCGGCGGCGCTGCCAGTGTCACCTGCGGCGTTCCGGTCGCGGCC
Encoded proteins:
- the pgl gene encoding 6-phosphogluconolactonase; translated protein: MTAGEVMALAVFDSGEELAEAAADAVLEIGRASHRERGCFRVGLSGGRTPRELYARLAAPPRRQVLRACRPVIVFADERAVPPDHPDSNYAMVRAALLDPAGIQASCVHRMRGETQPLAAAAVEYESAVREPLDLLILGVGPDGHTASIFPHSAAAAETDRRVVAVTDSPKPPPRRLTVTPVVIAEARSIFVLATGADKAPAIRRALDPDTAVLEIPARLLRERQWFVDRAASGRGVAA
- the gnd gene encoding decarboxylating 6-phosphogluconate dehydrogenase, translated to MNIGFIGLGRMGLNMTRRLLRSGHSVVGLDRSAAAVEEAARAGAIPAPDLQELTRALAPPRVVWAMIPAGAPVDELIGNITPLLQPGDVLVDGGNSNYKDTQRRARQLESGGIHLVDAGTSGGIWGLELGYCIMAGGKAEAIALLAPAFESLAPPRGWLHVGREGAGHFAKMIHNGIEYGMMQAYAEGFDILQASSYGYDLQKVAHLWNQGSVVRSWLLELAERAFEEDPQLEKLRGYVDDSGEGRWTVQEAVDLAVPAPVLALSLFARFRSRREDSFADRMLAALRNEFGGHAVKSR
- a CDS encoding sigma 54-interacting transcriptional regulator, whose protein sequence is MGQLWPAATRQLRQGDSARTGAARRPDEALHDRRSRLQRWHQQMVGRSARFVAALEQAAIVCDLDVHVLLSGESGTGKTQLARLIHEASPRGRGPFVQVNCATLPETLVESELFGAAAGAHSTARVPILGKIAAARHGTLFLDEVGELPLAAQAKLLQFLQCGEYYPLGSPRPCTADVRVISASNVDLHAAVFERKFRADLLYRLEVMPIRLPSLAERTEDIQALAELFCRRAADKHRLGPVRLSPAAIGAVLASSWPGNARQLEHAVEAAVIRAAGAGRPEVEVEHLFPPGLSRTQCGGTTFQEATRSFQAGFLERALIDSGWNVSECSRRLELARSHAYTLIREFGLQRREEPC
- a CDS encoding 4Fe-4S dicluster domain-containing protein, with translation MGAIEIIKRRLKEERIPDAPWPDEVGEKKKRPREVAMMDMNQCFPCGRCPEFCPVQCIEYLKDGTLPGRGVQPVQDRFQECIGCYICVEVCAILTDYDAVRMYDVSLVEQLLGVTIGDKPPAEYIPAQPYEEYFSEGGEKSVWHLGKGSRIRAKMSEEERRICRSERDHL
- the zwf gene encoding glucose-6-phosphate dehydrogenase encodes the protein MATRITAVTTPAINEKLEAPPCAMVVFGASGDLSSRKLIPAMHQLFCGGFLSDRFAIVGVARRALSSEDFRREMHAAVAERSTDANVDPGVWDRFDDALEYVPGEFSDPQTYRRLAEKLAQLDRERGVAGNRLFYLATPPTEFERIVQCLSEAGLLQPPHQEPWTRVIIEKPFGRDLESARRLNEILSKMLDESQIFRIDHYLGKETVQNIMVLRFANAIFEPIWNRRYVQYVEICAAEAIGVGTRGRFYEETGVLRDIVQNHMLEVLALTAMEPPITASADDIRTEKLKVLNALRDLPDDQIERDVVLGQYRGYRDEPNVSPSSTTPTYAALRVFVDNWRWQGVPFYLRSGKMMPRRVTQVSLHFQPVPLRLFGSREEWCSVESNVLTLRIQPDEGISLRFESKIPGHRMAIGTVAMDMDYVETFGGKPAEAYERLLLDAMRGDATLFSRRDAVEASWTWITPILEHFERRPPRDFPNYDPKTSGPERARELIERDRLQWAEL
- a CDS encoding YchJ family protein, which translates into the protein MSECPCGSKVEFSQCCEPFLLGTREPQTAEQMMRSRYTAYTRADVDYLMATLHPDNVSEGDEETTRRWASESQWQGLQIVATEAGGADDEQGIVEFVARYRDRAGEMHAHHERSVFTRLDGKWRFHEGAAPEPATVRRDAPKVGRNDPCPCGSGRKYKKCCERAA